The following proteins are encoded in a genomic region of Streptococcus equi subsp. equi:
- a CDS encoding oligoendopeptidase F, whose product MELKKRSEFPENELWDLTALYKDREDFLLAIEKALQDVGLFQRNYEGKLTTAQDFTQALMEIEQIYIQMSHISTYAFMPQTTDFSDEAFAQIAQAGDDFMTKASVALSFFDTALANADLAVLDELEKIPISAQLSAWRKSKKSIC is encoded by the coding sequence ATGGAATTAAAAAAACGTTCAGAATTCCCTGAAAATGAGCTTTGGGACCTAACTGCCCTCTACAAAGACAGGGAAGATTTTCTATTGGCCATTGAAAAAGCCTTACAAGATGTCGGCCTATTCCAACGCAATTACGAAGGCAAATTAACAACTGCTCAGGATTTTACACAGGCCTTGATGGAGATTGAGCAGATTTATATTCAAATGAGTCATATTAGCACCTATGCCTTTATGCCACAGACCACTGATTTTTCAGATGAAGCATTTGCTCAAATTGCCCAGGCTGGTGATGATTTTATGACCAAGGCTAGCGTAGCCCTCAGCTTCTTTGATACAGCCCTAGCTAATGCAGACCTTGCTGTTCTTGATGAATTGGAAAAAATCCCTATTTCAGCGCAACTATCCGCATGGCGAAAATCCAAAAAGAGCATTTGCTAA
- the pepF1_2 gene encoding oligoendopeptidase F has translation MAKIQKEHLLSPDVEKALTNLREVINAPYDIYTKMRAGDFEMEDFEVDGKVYKNSFVSYENFYQNHENAAIRDKAFRSFSNGLRKHQNAAAAAYLAKVKSEKLLADMKGYASVFDYLLAEQEVDRSMFDRQIDLIMTEFGPVAQKFLKHVARVNGLDKMTFADWKLDIDNALNPEVSIDGAYDLVMASLAPLGPAYTKEVERYQTERWVDFAANANKDSGGYAADPYKVHPYVLMSWTGRMSDVYTLIHEIGHSGQFIFSDNHQSYFNTHMSTYYVEAPSTFNELMLSDYLEAQFDTPRQKRFALAHRLTDTYFHNFITHLLEAAFQRKVYTLIEEGGTFGAEQLNAMMKDVLTEFWGDAVEIDDDAALTWMRQAHYYMGLYSYTYSAGLVISTAGYLNLKNNPNGANEWLDFLKSGGSRTPLETALLIGADISTDKPLRDTIQFLSDTVDQIIAYTEEIGHD, from the coding sequence ATGGCGAAAATCCAAAAAGAGCATTTGCTAAGCCCTGATGTTGAAAAGGCACTGACCAATCTACGAGAAGTGATCAACGCTCCTTACGACATTTACACCAAAATGCGGGCTGGAGATTTTGAGATGGAGGATTTTGAAGTTGATGGTAAAGTCTACAAAAATAGCTTTGTTTCCTATGAAAACTTTTATCAAAACCATGAAAATGCTGCCATTCGTGACAAGGCCTTTCGTTCCTTCTCAAACGGACTGCGTAAGCACCAAAATGCAGCAGCCGCAGCCTATCTTGCTAAGGTCAAATCAGAAAAGCTCTTAGCTGATATGAAGGGCTATGCGTCTGTTTTTGATTACCTGCTGGCTGAGCAGGAGGTGGACCGCAGCATGTTTGACCGTCAAATCGACCTCATCATGACCGAATTTGGTCCAGTTGCTCAAAAATTCTTAAAGCATGTGGCAAGGGTAAATGGCTTAGACAAGATGACTTTTGCAGACTGGAAGCTAGATATTGATAACGCCCTCAATCCAGAGGTCTCTATTGATGGAGCTTATGACTTGGTGATGGCATCATTAGCACCACTTGGTCCAGCCTATACGAAAGAAGTTGAACGCTACCAAACAGAGCGCTGGGTGGACTTTGCTGCAAATGCCAATAAGGATTCTGGTGGCTACGCTGCTGACCCTTACAAGGTTCACCCTTATGTGCTGATGAGCTGGACAGGCCGTATGTCTGACGTTTACACGCTGATCCATGAGATTGGCCATTCTGGTCAGTTTATCTTCTCTGACAATCACCAAAGCTACTTCAACACACACATGTCAACCTATTACGTTGAAGCACCTTCAACCTTCAATGAGCTGATGCTAAGTGATTATTTGGAGGCACAATTTGACACGCCTCGTCAAAAACGCTTTGCACTGGCGCACCGCTTGACAGATACTTATTTCCACAACTTCATCACGCATTTGTTAGAGGCTGCCTTTCAGCGTAAGGTTTATACCCTCATCGAAGAGGGGGGCACCTTTGGTGCAGAGCAGCTTAATGCCATGATGAAGGACGTTTTAACAGAGTTCTGGGGCGATGCTGTTGAGATTGATGATGACGCTGCCCTTACCTGGATGAGGCAGGCTCATTATTACATGGGGCTTTATAGCTATACCTATTCTGCAGGGCTTGTGATTTCGACTGCCGGCTACCTCAATCTAAAGAATAACCCAAATGGTGCCAACGAATGGCTTGATTTCTTAAAGTCTGGTGGCAGTCGTACCCCGCTTGAGACAGCCCTACTCATCGGAGCTGACATCTCAACAGACAAGCCGCTTCGCGATACCATTCAATTCTTGAGCGATACGGTTGATCAGATCATTGCCTATACAGAGGAAATTGGTCATGACTAG
- the bsaA gene encoding glutathione peroxidase — translation MTSIYDFSVKRQDGTDCSLEQYQGKVLLVVNTATKCGLTPQYQALQELYDTYREQGFEILDFPCNQFLHQAPGDATEINAFCSLTYQTTFPRFAKIKVNGKETEPLFTWLKEQKSGPLGKCIEWNFAKFLIDQKGQVVERYASKTDPKMIEKALQQLLSQEPIDQSD, via the coding sequence ATGACTAGCATTTATGACTTTAGCGTTAAAAGACAAGATGGCACTGATTGTTCACTGGAGCAATACCAAGGAAAGGTCCTATTAGTGGTCAACACCGCCACTAAATGCGGATTAACTCCTCAATATCAAGCATTACAAGAGCTTTATGACACCTACAGGGAACAAGGCTTTGAAATCCTTGATTTCCCCTGCAATCAATTTTTACATCAGGCACCGGGTGATGCTACAGAAATCAATGCCTTTTGCAGCTTAACTTACCAGACCACCTTCCCACGCTTTGCCAAAATCAAGGTCAACGGCAAGGAGACAGAGCCATTATTCACTTGGCTCAAAGAACAAAAAAGTGGCCCACTCGGCAAGTGCATCGAATGGAACTTCGCAAAATTTTTAATTGATCAAAAGGGGCAGGTTGTTGAGCGCTATGCCTCAAAAACAGACCCCAAAATGATTGAAAAAGCCCTACAGCAATTGCTTTCCCAAGAGCCAATTGACCAATCAGACTAA
- a CDS encoding membrane protein, translating into MIALSVGLLKVYNINAGELSFLTLVGLLPNMLSFAYGSLIHNLKNDKKWLIVFQMIQLIVIISIIICLSYQLPVVVMYVLNLAFNLVTTVLNTIQMKIVPRTLDDDSDLIEKSVDIQYATSNVLDIVSNFVGSVLLGFVSYLVLLQLSLPFFIGAIAFIFRIQLSPSKLSTTTNDEIEKPASVTESLRAFRESTFTSFIILVEAFLSGGTDLLLALLPLYLLSEGISIEYIGLVLAAHRAADLLGALVAPRIKVSPRSFFFIDYILSGSSFLLCFMIPYPMVKLLLFFITFTIIGISGNVFEKMIYSEYNHNKLALIYTTNATLYAVFGVLFLLIPFVYSNIRVIGIVINSLTIMIGFGLLIVHLQQERK; encoded by the coding sequence ATGATTGCTTTGTCTGTTGGTTTACTTAAGGTTTACAACATTAACGCGGGAGAACTTTCTTTTTTGACATTGGTTGGTTTATTGCCAAATATGCTGTCTTTTGCTTATGGTTCTTTAATCCATAACTTAAAAAATGATAAAAAATGGTTAATTGTCTTTCAGATGATACAGCTCATTGTCATCATCAGTATTATCATCTGCTTAAGCTATCAGCTACCGGTTGTTGTCATGTATGTGCTCAACCTTGCCTTTAACTTGGTCACAACCGTATTAAATACCATTCAAATGAAAATCGTTCCCAGAACACTAGACGATGATTCAGACCTCATTGAAAAATCAGTAGATATTCAATATGCTACATCAAACGTTCTAGATATTGTTAGCAATTTTGTGGGCTCTGTTCTTCTTGGCTTTGTTTCCTATCTCGTTTTACTGCAATTGAGCCTGCCTTTCTTTATAGGAGCCATAGCTTTTATTTTTAGGATTCAGCTTAGCCCGTCTAAGCTTAGCACCACGACTAATGACGAGATTGAAAAACCTGCTTCTGTAACAGAATCACTACGTGCATTTAGAGAGTCGACCTTTACTTCCTTTATCATCTTGGTAGAAGCCTTTCTCAGTGGAGGAACCGATTTATTACTAGCACTCCTTCCATTGTATCTACTGTCTGAGGGCATTTCAATCGAATACATTGGCCTTGTTTTAGCAGCTCACAGAGCAGCAGATTTATTAGGGGCTCTGGTTGCACCTCGCATTAAGGTATCTCCACGAAGCTTCTTTTTCATTGATTATATCCTGTCTGGAAGCAGCTTCTTGCTTTGCTTTATGATTCCCTATCCGATGGTAAAATTACTTTTGTTTTTCATTACCTTCACGATTATTGGCATATCGGGCAATGTATTTGAAAAAATGATTTATAGTGAGTATAACCACAACAAGCTCGCCTTGATCTACACGACCAATGCAACCTTATACGCTGTCTTTGGTGTCCTATTTTTACTGATTCCCTTTGTTTATAGCAACATAAGGGTTATAGGAATCGTGATCAACAGCCTGACAATAATGATAGGATTTGGATTACTCATCGTCCATTTACAGCAAGAAAGAAAATAG